Proteins from one Ahaetulla prasina isolate Xishuangbanna chromosome 2, ASM2864084v1, whole genome shotgun sequence genomic window:
- the SPAG8 gene encoding sperm-associated antigen 8 isoform X2, producing MEPDRAQLPSRGEAAVAPTSAEEPHGTPAETDPCPAERPPDPEAERQAADMHPVELPPCHGVAGPYLGELPAADLQPLPPCVPEAPRELPARGQCLMHNWQEERATNDLDHVPRPEYGTEGFFHRHGHPGLLTLDFLAGMPTTTTMKDSYPRPVKMGLPVRGKREAMMEHLLYQKHR from the exons ATGGAGCCGGACAG AGCCCAGCTGCCGAGCCGCGGAGAGGCCGCCGTCGCCCCGACCAGCGCGGAGGAGCCCCACGGGACCCCGGCGGAGACGGATCCGTGTCCTGCGGAGAGGCCTCCGGACCCCGAGGCAGAGCGGCAGGCCGCAGACATGCACCCGGTGGAGCTGCCGCCCTGCCATGGCGTGGCCGGTCCGTACCTGGGGGAGCTGCCGGCCGCCGATTTGCAGCCGCTCCCGCCCTGCGTCCCGGAGGCGCCGAGGGAGCTGCCCGCCCGCggccagtgcctgatgcacaatTGGCAGGAAGAG AGAGCCACCAATGATCTGGACCATGTGCCGAGACCTGAGTATGGCACCGAGGGATTTTTCCACCGGCATGGGCATCCTGGCCTCCTCACCCTTGACTTCCTGGCCGGCATGCCCACGACCACCACAATGAAGGACTCCTATCCTCGACCCGTGAAGATGGGGCTCCCTGTGCGAG GGAAACGAGAGGCCATGATGGAGCATCTTCTGTACCAGAAACACAGGTGA
- the SPAG8 gene encoding sperm-associated antigen 8 isoform X1: protein MEPDRAQLPSRGEAAVAPTSAEEPHGTPAETDPCPAERPPDPEAERQAADMHPVELPPCHGVAGPYLGELPAADLQPLPPCVPEAPRELPARGQCLMHNWQEERATNDLDHVPRPEYGTEGFFHRHGHPGLLTLDFLAGMPTTTTMKDSYPRPVKMGLPVRGGQQDRRGSRGLEWSRCFFF from the exons ATGGAGCCGGACAG AGCCCAGCTGCCGAGCCGCGGAGAGGCCGCCGTCGCCCCGACCAGCGCGGAGGAGCCCCACGGGACCCCGGCGGAGACGGATCCGTGTCCTGCGGAGAGGCCTCCGGACCCCGAGGCAGAGCGGCAGGCCGCAGACATGCACCCGGTGGAGCTGCCGCCCTGCCATGGCGTGGCCGGTCCGTACCTGGGGGAGCTGCCGGCCGCCGATTTGCAGCCGCTCCCGCCCTGCGTCCCGGAGGCGCCGAGGGAGCTGCCCGCCCGCggccagtgcctgatgcacaatTGGCAGGAAGAG AGAGCCACCAATGATCTGGACCATGTGCCGAGACCTGAGTATGGCACCGAGGGATTTTTCCACCGGCATGGGCATCCTGGCCTCCTCACCCTTGACTTCCTGGCCGGCATGCCCACGACCACCACAATGAAGGACTCCTATCCTCGACCCGTGAAGATGGGGCTCCCTGTGCGAGGTGGGCAGCAGGACAGGAGAGGCTCCAGAGGCCTGGAGTGGAgccgatgtttttttttttaa